In Setaria viridis chromosome 5, Setaria_viridis_v4.0, whole genome shotgun sequence, the genomic stretch AGGGCAGCACGAGCTGCAGCAGTGTTCCCTGCTGCTCACCATTCATTTGATGGATGGATTTGGTCCCCCCGCTCCCCCGATCACCCAATCATTTAGATCTAGCTGTGCGGAAAATAGTGCTAGCTACAGCAGCTAGTAGTAGCTACTCCACTTACCAAGGTGGAATGTAGTGAACCATGGATTGGATTCGCGCTATACACTTCTGATGAACCCTATCATATTTTATCTATACATAAATTCATTCTGCACCCTGATAGATCTTTCTTACAGCCTACTATGCGACAGTAAGTAGATAGACAAGCTAACTAACATTGAATTAAAAAAACTATAATAAGATGCCATGTCAAGGTTACTATGTGTGTTATCTTATGGTAGCTCAGGTCCTAATTGACTTCTAGTAACCAAAAAAGGTTTATTGCTAGTAGGTAGTAGCTACAGAGCATGGGATCGGCACCTAGTATTGAAACAGTATGGCGGAGCCAACTGCGCCTAGAAAATAATTGACGCTGTACCCAACTCCTAACTAGGAGGAGGGGGTCAGGCCAGAGGGGAGCATAGCATAAATCCAAGAGGGGAAGAGTACAAGGAAGATACTGTGGCTAGCACAGTGGGCggatacacacacacatacctTGCGGCGGGCGGGTACAGAGCACCGCCTAGGCCGCTGCGTTGCGTTGCACATTTTTGCCCGTCTTATCTGCTTGTCCATTTCCATCCACCGCCTGCCCCAGCCCAGGTCCCCACATCTTATCTCCCGCAGGGCAACACAGTGCAGCTGCCCTCCCCGCTCGCTGTTAACTGCCATTTCCCACCGAGACCGAGAGCTCCCAACCTCCCTCCTGTAGCCAAGCCAAGGTCTCAGCTCCTGAGCGACGAGAAGCAGCAGAGGCGAACCGGTTAGCCGTCGTGTTCGATCAACAGACAATCCGCTGTTGCGCCGCCGTCAGTTCCCTCTCCCAGTGCGTGCTCACCTCCAGCAGGCGTGCCCTGCTGTCCTCTCCTGCTTGCCGCGAGCCCCCCTGTCGTCCACCGAGCTCCCGGCCCAGATGTGAGTGATCCTTTTGCCTCCCAGCTGATGCTTGTATTTCCATCGGTTCTTGCTTGCTTACATGTACGTGGGATGCAGGTCCGACGGCAACGAGTTCGCCGAGCTGCTATGGGAGAACGGGCAGGCAGTGGTGCACGGCCGGAGGAAGCAGACGCAGACTTCGTTCCCGCCCTTCACCTGCGCTGCTGCCAGCAGCAGCCGGGCTCAAGAGAAGCAGCCGGGAAGCGACCCCGTGGCGCTGTTCAAGACGGGAGGTGTCTTCGGCGCCGGTGGATTGGTAACATCGGTTCACGACTTCTCTTCCGGCCTAGACGCCACCCGTGACAACGGTGATCTTGATGACACCGTGCCCTGGATCCACTACCCCATCATCGAGGAAGACAGCGCCGCCGCACCTGCCCTTGCAGAGAGCTACAGTCCAGATTTCTTCTCGGAGCTCcatgcagcggcagcggcggcagccgcgACCAACCCCAGCTCTCTGCCGCCGCCTATCCAGCACACCACCAACAACAGAAGCACCCCGATTGCCACCACCAGCAGAGAACCAGAACCCTCGAAGGAAAGCCACCGCATGCCAGTTCCAGGTCCAGCCACCAGGCCCGAACCACCACAAGCCGAGTTCGCGGCCACCAAGCAGACTCGGCTGGGAGGTGGCGCAGAGGGCTTGATGAACTTCTCCCTCTTCTCTAGGCCGGCAGCCATGGCGCGAGCTAGCCTGCAGAGCGCACAGAGGCCACCACAAACAGGCACAGACAAGGCGTCCAATGTCACCACGAGTACCCGCGTGGAGTCCACGGTTCTCCAGTCATCCATCGGGCCAAGAACTACTCCTGTGTTCACGGACCAGAGGACGGCGTGGTCACAGCCCAAGGAGGTTCGGTTCTCATGCACGGCAGCGCCAACCGCTGGTAACCTGCAGCAAGAGATGCCCCGGGACAGACTTGGCAGCATGACTCTGCAGAAACAGGTCAAGACCAGGAAGGAGCCTGAGGCCGCAGTCGCTACTTCGTCAGTCTGCTCCGGCAATGGAGCTGGAATAGGAAATGATGAGTCCTGGCGCCAACACAAGAGGAAGAGTCAAGCCGAGTGTTCTGCTAGCCAAGATGATGTAAGTAGATAATATGATATTGAATGTATTTGATCTAAACATATACCTTGCAGTGCTAATTGTAGGATTACTGGTCCTCTTCAGGATCTTGAAGATGAGTCCGGTGGTGCCAGAAGATCTGGCAGCAGAGGCACGAAGCGCAGCCGCACCGCCGAGGTGCACAATTTGTCAGAAAGGGTAAGCAGGCCGCTTCACAATGCATTCAGAACAGGCTAATTTCCTTGCCTTCAAACCTGTGCTGCAATTGAGCTGATGGCATTATAATGCAACAAACCTGCAGAGGAGAAGAGACAGGATCAACGAGAAAATGCGTGCCCTGCAAGAACTCATCCCCAACTGCAACAAGGTACGGCTAGCCATTCTACCACCTACTTCCTCGTCTATCTCTTGGTCCCAGAGGCATTTGGTACCAACAGATGTATCGTCCTTTTGCAGATTGACAAAGCCTCAATGCTAGACGAAGCGATTGAGTACCTCAAAACCCTTCAGCTTCAAGTTCAGGTGCACTGACACCACCTAATTCCAAATGTAACTTGATTCTTTCAGATGAATGCAAATACAGATGCTCTGACAAGATGTGCGGTTCTCTTTGGCACACAGATGATGTCCATGGGAAGTGGGCTGTGCATTCCTCCAATGCTGCTGCCACCAACCATGCAGCACTTGCAAATCCCCCAAATAGCTCATTTCCCTCATCTCGGCATGGGATTGGGGTATGGGATGGGTGTCTTCGACATGAACAGCAGCCCAGCGGTTCCCTTTCCGTCCATGCCTGGTGCTCACTTCCCTTGCTCAATGATCCCAGGCACGACAGCACAAGGTCTTGGGATGCCTGGAAGAAACACGGTACCAATGTTTGGACTTCCCGGACAAGCAATACATCCATCAGCATCTAGTGTACAGCCATTCCCATCTTTGGCTGGCCTTCCTGTTAGGCCAAACCTGGCCCCTCAAGTCTCAGCGGCCATGGCTAACATGGTGCAGGAGCAACATCAAGACGTAGCAACTCAACAGCAGCAGAATATGAATAGTGAAGCTCGACAGGGAACAAATACAGGAGATCCAGAATTACAGACCATCCTGCAGGTAGCATTTCACAAATAATACAAAAATAGATGAAAATAATTTCACCAGTTCTTGTCTGGATCtcttatatatatatgtgtgtgtgtatatatatatatatccaattTGCACAATTCTTCCAGGTTGAGAACCGGCATTTTAGTGTACCCTCTTCAGCACAAACAGAAAGTGGTCCGTTTCTGGATAGTGGCGGCAACAGGACTGATACTGCAGGGAGAAATGGGGCTGAAACATAAACACCAGCCTGTAAGTCTAAGTGTGTGACCTGACtccagtgctaaagtttagtgaAATTACTGGATTTTGCACAAAACTCTCATGGTAAAGTACACAGCTCATGATTTTTCAGGTCCCAACTAACAAGCTCCATATGTGAAACTTAGCTAGTCATCCTGGAACAACTTACCGTATTTCAAGATCCATGAAGCTGATCTATCACTTGACAAGAGAGCCCAATCAATCGAGATGGAATTGTTGGCAGGAAGCCTAGCTTTAGTGAGCTAAGATGCTCGAAAGTTTTGTGTAAAATATAGATGGTAGGTGCAACCTGGTTACAAGCTGCAAGTCTTAACAGCCAGTGCAGTTTTCCTTAGTAGTTTTTCTTGCTTCACTGAAGTCTTCTTGGACCAATATGTCTTATTTTCCAAACATATTATGGAATCATACGCAAAAGGATCTCAGTTACCATATACTGGCTCTGCTTTAACTATATCTCTTCCTGTGCAGATAACAATGAGCTAACTATCCAGAGCCACACTCTTAAGTAGATATGTAACCACATTCTTCCACAACTATGTACATGGAGCCAAAAGATAACTATTATGAAAGTTCTAGCAATAGCCAGTAGTGACACTAAAGTTAAATATAATTTGAACATCAAGAAGCAGATAGAAGCAATTTACTTGATTCTAAATGGAACAAACTATTAAGCATATTTATCATGCAGATGATGTGTACATTCAACATGCTTTTTGCCGCATGTTCTTAACTATTGAGTTTGCCACCACAAAAAAAGAAGCAGCAAAAGATGCAATCTACATGCTGCTTGATCGATTTATTTCTTTAAAAGGGTATATTGTTTGGATGTAAGGTCACAGGTTACGGAAGAGAGGTCCATAAAAAAGGAAGCTTCTGACGAGCATGCAAAAAGCTCAATCATGAATATATTTACTTATGCTTGATTACATGATAGCGTCAGCACGTCAGACTTCAAGTGTCACCTTTGCTTGCCCATCAGGAAGCAGACATTAAATTATTAGTGACAATATAATTGTTATGCTATACTTAATGACAATAATAAAATAAGTTCAGGACCCAGCATGTAGGCAGGTACAATGTAAGAACGAAAAGATGGGGCTCAATTTTATCAGAAATGCCGGTcgtgaaaaaaaatattcagaaatgcTACTCATGAATGAAGAGTCTTAAAGTATGTGCATCTTTCGCCAAGAAGAAACAAGCACGCACCTCAGTTTACTACTAGCTCATTTGCCCTGGCATTTTCAATCTTATGTTTTTCATTGCCCTGCAACATCAGTCTACAGTAAACTGTGTAAGAGGATAAGCTAGTTATGGTATCTAGCATTATTGTACTACTTAATGGAGGTACAGGATTGCTTTTCCCTACCTATTTTATTCCTGATTTGACATAACTTTGAAGACCGGTGTGGACAGGCATCTGATAGATTCATGCATCTATGCATGTGGAGAAAGCACAAGCGAAGTCCCCTCCAATAATTCAGGTCTTATCATTCAGACCTAGGTGTTGTCGTCAGTTTTCAGGCCTATCATCAGATCGTCCATTGATGGACCTTGCTCCCCTCAAAACGAGGAAATGCTGTGCTCCTCGCAAGATAGACCTTTGCCAGCTTATCCTatgcttctcttttcttttcctcctcccCCTTTTCATTACCAATATTTTACTAGCTCCATCCCGAGTTGTATCTTTTGGTCAGCACCTATCCATGCCCTGATCATCTACAGTAAGGAAAATCACAGACAACGATACCTGAGAAAGGAAACACCGATGTTTACATATTCAAGGACTGAAGTGGGTCCAGCAATGAAAACATTTCATGTGGTGCTCGTTGGTCACGACCACGCACAAGATAAGGTAACTCTATTGTCTTTATTCTAGATAATATTCCAGAGAAACTTAGATTTGTACTATGATAGGCTCAAAATTTGGGTCACACAGTTAATCTTACTGAGATCCAGCTGAGATTCTTCGGTTTGCACCACAGTTTTCACAGTGGCTTCCAACCAAGCAGTGTAAGCTAGGTACATAACAATGATTAAAAGCTAATGGATCATTTCCATCCGCTATGATACCAACTATTGGATCTGCCCTAAATTCTTTGGGAGCTGTCCCCATTTACAATTATTCAATAGCTTTATCTGCCCACATGTTTATCTGCCTAACCGTGGCTTAGTGTGAGTGGAGTGTGTTGGGGAGGTTGCGGCCTCTCCTGTTACCATTGTACATTTTGCACGACTTcctttcttaatgaaatgacacgcagttCTCCTACgttattcg encodes the following:
- the LOC140222712 gene encoding transcription factor PHYTOCHROME INTERACTING FACTOR-LIKE 15-like isoform X2, whose product is MSDGNEFAELLWENGQAVVHGRRKQTQTSFPPFTCAAASSSRAQEKQPGSDPVALFKTGGVFGAGGLVTSVHDFSSGLDATRDNGDLDDTVPWIHYPIIEEDSAAAPALAESYSPDFFSELHAAAAAAAATNPSSLPPPIQHTTNNRSTPIATTSREPEPSKESHRMPVPGPATRPEPPQAEFAATKQTRLGGGAEGLMNFSLFSRPAAMARASLQSAQRPPQTGTDKASNVTTSTRVESTVLQSSIGPRTTPVFTDQRTAWSQPKEVRFSCTAAPTAGNLQQEMPRDRLGSMTLQKQVKTRKEPEAAVATSSVCSGNGAGIGNDESWRQHKRKSQAECSASQDDDLEDESGGARRSGSRGTKRSRTAEVHNLSERRRRDRINEKMRALQELIPNCNKIDKASMLDEAIEYLKTLQLQVQMMSMGSGLCIPPMLLPPTMQHLQIPQIAHFPHLGMGLGYGMGVFDMNSSPAVPFPSMPGAHFPCSMIPGTTAQGLGMPGRNTVPMFGLPGQAIHPSASSVQPFPSLAGLPVRPNLAPQVSAAMANMVQEQHQDVATQQQQNMNSEARQGTNTGDPELQTILQVENRHFSVPSSAQTESGPFLDSGGNRTDTAGRNGAET
- the LOC140222712 gene encoding transcription factor PHYTOCHROME INTERACTING FACTOR-LIKE 15-like isoform X1 → MYVGCRSDGNEFAELLWENGQAVVHGRRKQTQTSFPPFTCAAASSSRAQEKQPGSDPVALFKTGGVFGAGGLVTSVHDFSSGLDATRDNGDLDDTVPWIHYPIIEEDSAAAPALAESYSPDFFSELHAAAAAAAATNPSSLPPPIQHTTNNRSTPIATTSREPEPSKESHRMPVPGPATRPEPPQAEFAATKQTRLGGGAEGLMNFSLFSRPAAMARASLQSAQRPPQTGTDKASNVTTSTRVESTVLQSSIGPRTTPVFTDQRTAWSQPKEVRFSCTAAPTAGNLQQEMPRDRLGSMTLQKQVKTRKEPEAAVATSSVCSGNGAGIGNDESWRQHKRKSQAECSASQDDDLEDESGGARRSGSRGTKRSRTAEVHNLSERRRRDRINEKMRALQELIPNCNKIDKASMLDEAIEYLKTLQLQVQMMSMGSGLCIPPMLLPPTMQHLQIPQIAHFPHLGMGLGYGMGVFDMNSSPAVPFPSMPGAHFPCSMIPGTTAQGLGMPGRNTVPMFGLPGQAIHPSASSVQPFPSLAGLPVRPNLAPQVSAAMANMVQEQHQDVATQQQQNMNSEARQGTNTGDPELQTILQVENRHFSVPSSAQTESGPFLDSGGNRTDTAGRNGAET